GTATTGATACGCTTttgattcatttatttacgaattaatcaattaactcTTTTACCAGAAATTTGCgtttagataatttaattctacTAGCAGTTATGTTAACACTTTCCATGCCACTatgaatttttcatattaaagtgAACACGCGAAAGAAGTAGTTAGCactaaatgtgttaaaaatgcAAAGTAAAAggagttaaaaatgtttaggaAAAGAAGACTTGGTCCTTCGATAAATCTGccttacattataaaatcaatttccACAGATCACTTATTAATGATGTCGCACGTCGAGTTGATCTTTGTTTGGCATCGTACCAGAAAGACTTAGAAGTGAAGAAGGAAAGGTTCtgttatttatcatattatcAGAGGAAGTAACACCGAATCTTGCCAAAATTCATAACACCACGTAGTAAAATTACTGCACTGAATAAACTAAAACTGACCAAGACTGTTTAAAAGTTGTCCTGTATTATTTAACCTATTCTACataatactaaaatacttaacttagagtaaatgtaaatatatgttaCAGGTTTATTACAGGATTTCATTGACGTTTAAATGCTTAACTTAATTAACTAATCATATCTCCTTTTAGCAGTCCAAGGGTTAACAAAACTGTTAACCATTCAAAGGTTTAaagcagtgtttcccaaagtgggcgataacgcccccttaggggcgtttgaaacctaggagggggcgataaggggcccaaaaatggggggcattgaaattaattaaagtaatgaaattgtggtttttaagttttagggctgaataaaaattagggggcactgaaatataattgattttcaaagggggcggtgaaagaaataagtttaacAATCACTGGTCTAAAGGTTAACAAATTGTTAACCCTTTGACCACCATACCTCGTTGATCAGGTTGAAGGAGTTATTCGCATACGAAGAAGAAGAGAACACGCGTAAGTTTGTGGCACAAGCGCAAGCGGGCGCGGAATTAGTGTGGCAAGACAAGAAGGAGCGGCTGCGGTTCTTACTGGAGAAGAGGAAGAAGGAGCACGCCGAGAAATATAAAGATACGCCGCTGTTAGTTATGCATTCGGTACAAAATTTCGACTTAGGgccatttaagaaaattactcATTGCTTCCTTAAAGCCATACGATACCATGGCTTGGAATCAACCAACGTTAGGCAATACTCTATCTACTTGTTTGCCTtcattttcacataaaaatacgtacttttaaattacacaaaacaGTGCCAAATTATGAGCATGCTAACGCAgcttaaatatatgtttcagAAAGGCTTATAGTCGTTACGAAAAATAGAGttgataaaacataacattttgttacgGAATTGAGAACCTATGATAGACTGATTTAagcttctaatattttttcatttagtcTGACTCATTTTCCTTATTGATTCTTTCAACATGatcaaacaaatgaaatataagtattccagtcacatatttttaaagactaATGTATTCTGTCGAGCTGTTTCTGTACCATGAGTCAACGGTTGAACGTGATGCACAAACGAAATCTCGGCCAAACCCAACCAAGTGGCCAGAACCAGTTTCGACTGTTGCGATCCATAAATCGATTATAGCAGTTTTTTATTGATGACTAgttgtcgcacgcgactccgtctgtaataagtagccgttcgggagataccttataacaaacagCCATCtatataaactttcgcatttataatattagtaagattaaaaataccatAACTCAAATCCAACCTGACCAAAATTACTTAGCAATCGATAATGTGGTAGTGGAATCGCAGTAAGTCGAAAAAAATCCCTTGCCTTCCGCTGAACCCTTAAATACTcggaaacaaattatttagacTTCGTAACAAAATTTCTCACAGTCATTTTAGTACATATACTCGGTAACTCGTATTTTAGAAATCACGTTATTTAAGTCGAAGTTggtaaaaaatgtttgacGTCTTACTAGGAATGGGGGGTATTCCTAGTAAGACgtcaaacattttttacattttttcaaaaactaCAAATCCTGAATCTCTTAGTCGAAAACTCAACAAGTCAATTTTTTCCATTTCCCTTGACATTCAAAATATCGAGATTCTACTGtatattgatatgaaattaattccCCAACAGTTCTAAATGCGTTCACGTATTGCCGTGTATCCTCAAGTTACGCGCAATGGAAGCCCAGCAAATACAATTATATCAGATGAAAGAGAAACAAGCGCGTCGCATGGCAGAGATTGAATTCGACAAGATGTGGTACGAAGTTACAATGAAAGAAGCCGATGCATTGGTTTGTAAACAGTATACCACGACATAAAAACacatactgttcgtaagaaacgggagagctcccgatatttcggcataGTTGCATTCGCCATGttacagcctaatcgtggtaagaatcccgtttcttacgaacagtatattagtaaaaaccacgaaagtatatacatataatatatattatatatatatatatatatatatatatgtatatatatatatatatatatatatatatatatatatatacgattttattatatatatatatatatgtgtgtgtgtatgtatacctcagtatagcgtggcgacccttcgccacggcaagcgtcgccacgccaacaattcagTTTCcaagtgagcctatagatgtttcacatcaaaaaacaGTAAACCCGACTGACTGAACCTCTGACACTGGTTTACACGAATCGAAAGAAACCTTATTCGGTCATTATAGGTCagttgtttaaattacatgaAGTCAGTAAGTCAGTCGGGTATAAAGGTACAGTTTTCTTCAGTATtctaattttagaaaaattttacTACAATGAACTTACACTactcttattattaaaagacacATTTATACTATGTTTtcatgaaattgtttttaagctTGTAGTTTTACAGTGGTAGAGtcagcaacatctgttgcacgaatatGCCGACTCGCCCTGTGCaatatcacgaccacacagaagacaggcgtcaaatGGAAGTCATTCCGCGTGCTGAatgcctaattttaattcactttcccttctcaaccttttcttataagaaaagaatgggaaagtgaatttgacggaggagcGGATGCGTCACAtagaaaggagaaatatttttatgcatcccctccgttgattaaaagcaggcaacgcatctgcaactGCGATGTCTATGCAATGGTCACTTACTATTTCCACTAGGCGGCTCGTATGGAATACGACGCAATAGAGAGATATAGAAGAGACGTGGAGTGTAAGCAGTACTCCGACTACCAATTGGAACAGAGACGCAGACAGAGGGAGAATGAGAAAGAAATGCTGCGACAAGAGACCTTGCGCTTCAAGGCCATATGGGACGCGGAAAATAAGAAAGAAGAAGACGGTTAGTAGTCTTATCTTCCTTATATAACTTGTAAAAACTCTTTACTAGTTCTTCTTCTTGCATTATAAACTTAGATCATTGATAATGAAAACACGTATATGGATATTTTTGATGatcgtaataaatatacgtaaacgtgtagcttcccaacagtgagaGAATTTTCATTAGTTTCAGAGCCTCTTCAATACAATCAAATCTGTCCtctatataatactagcttttacccgcgactccgtccgcgcggaataataaaaatgcacacaagataaaaaaattcctatgtccgtctcctagttctaagctacctccccatcaattttcagctaaatcagttcgaccgatcttgagttataaatagtgtaactaacacgactttattttatatatatagattagtatagactattcaatttatttttattactgaaatattagtaatttttcagCGGAACAAGCTCGCCGTGACAAAGCAAGAGAAATAGCAGAAGATAGTAAAAggttcttaaaattaaaccagGAGAGGTTGGCGAGAGAGAGAGAAGAAGAGAAAATGGTGTCCGATGCTTGGAACTCTCTCGCTTCCCAAGGCCTGGCTAATGACATGGCCATGATCGAATTGAGAAGGAGAAAAGAGGTgagttttgttattgttattttcaattttaaatttaaatacaagacTTTAGATGCAAcaatttactagctgttgcacgcgactctgtccgcgcgcaattaaaaaaaacttaattagcctATAtcttctttcagactatgttttacatctaagccaaatttcagtgagatccatgcagcagttctggagatataatccaacaaacattcattccatccatctaaaaattcctatttataatattagtaagatttgtataGTTTTTGAGCTCAATATTGTAAAGGTTAATACATATCTAGGTACTTAGTAACAGTTAACAAATATAGTCAAACCTAAATTACCGAGAAATGACTGAATTCTAAAAGCGAGAATCATTGTCCGGACTTGACGGACAACCGCcgtaagcgagaaactcggatTAGAGAGAAATCTCTATGTTTGGTTTGACTGTATTCAATTTAAGAAAAgtacattgttttaatttgcgAATACCTTCGATTTCTTTTTCGAATTatcgttatttaaattttaggcGCAATTCTTCCTACAGCAACcactttctataaaaaaacagcttatttttatagtttaccTAAATTTTCTCGGTATACTTTAGCGTGAACTCGACGAATGTAATAGAAGGCTTCTAGAAATGAAGAAAAAGTTCGTCGACATGGATATAGAAGATGACATCATTAGGAAAGAGGACGCGCAACAAACACAAAGGAAAAAAGATGAAATCAGCTGCAGATATCTCAAATGGGCAAAGGAGACCACAAGGGTACTCCTAATATGCTAATTCATATATAAACATGAAGGACATATAacactaactgtcgcccgtgactccgtccgcgaggaattaaaaaaacgttaaaaaaacttctgtgctaaatttcaacaagatccttCGTTAAGCAGTTCcggagttaccttcaaacaaatatccatccatctaaacattcgcatttataatattagtaagattatgctTTTAACTACAAGATATCAGATATGAGAGCGA
This genomic window from Papilio machaon chromosome 25, ilPapMach1.1, whole genome shotgun sequence contains:
- the LOC106721081 gene encoding cilia- and flagella-associated protein 53, encoding MCEVNIPRQKVPKDGVGPRGVPECYYTSRVLNSTFRYVKFVRKLRALEEEQRKGAENKAKEEKDQTINEFFMKCDRKSLINDVARRVDLCLASYQKDLEVKKERLKELFAYEEEENTRKFVAQAQAGAELVWQDKKERLRFLLEKRKKEHAEKYKDTPLSKCVHVLPCILKLRAMEAQQIQLYQMKEKQARRMAEIEFDKMWYEVTMKEADALAARMEYDAIERYRRDVECKQYSDYQLEQRRRQRENEKEMLRQETLRFKAIWDAENKKEEDAEQARRDKAREIAEDSKRFLKLNQERLAREREEEKMVSDAWNSLASQGLANDMAMIELRRRKERELDECNRRLLEMKKKFVDMDIEDDIIRKEDAQQTQRKKDEISCRYLKWAKETTREVRKGMIEQIKEREEEKKLLKKRIDEEDEYHRQLREQLDKLVDYRDKMDAKVRKDHQRNLVKQIEYNNILKERAKQEELDQLKKYAIATKEYEEEIEKMLCRPFFSDHIHPFMKQMVKGVKISEKCPCSKKDYCK